A genomic segment from Nitrosopumilus sp. K4 encodes:
- a CDS encoding riboflavin synthase, with the protein MFTGIVEGIGKVEKISKATKNRSAIQMTVNLGKHSKGLKIGQSVALNGVCLTVTKLSKPNCIFEMIEETTKKTDLGNLKPGGIVNIERSLKAGDRLEGHFVLGHVDGVGTIKKIQKKPKEVQVWFEVPKNLAKYVVKKGSIAIDGISLTVVDVKKNLASVCLIPHTIDVTNFQTKKVGDKINIETDILGKYILK; encoded by the coding sequence ATGTTTACTGGTATTGTAGAAGGAATTGGAAAAGTTGAAAAAATTTCTAAAGCTACCAAAAATCGCAGCGCAATTCAAATGACAGTAAATTTGGGAAAGCATTCTAAAGGTCTCAAAATTGGTCAAAGTGTTGCATTAAATGGTGTATGTCTAACTGTGACAAAATTATCAAAACCAAATTGTATTTTTGAAATGATAGAAGAAACTACAAAAAAGACAGATCTTGGAAATCTTAAACCTGGTGGAATAGTAAACATTGAACGAAGTTTAAAAGCAGGGGATAGACTTGAAGGTCATTTTGTTTTAGGCCATGTAGATGGTGTGGGAACTATCAAAAAAATCCAAAAGAAACCAAAAGAGGTTCAAGTTTGGTTTGAAGTTCCAAAAAATCTTGCAAAATATGTTGTAAAGAAAGGCTCGATCGCAATAGATGGAATTAGTTTAACGGTTGTAGATGTAAAAAAGAATCTTGCCTCAGTATGTTTAATCCCTCACACAATTGATGTCACAAATTTTCAAACAAAAAAAGTTGGCGACAAAATTAATATTGAAACTGATATTCTTGGAAAATACATTCTCAAATAA
- the ribB gene encoding 3,4-dihydroxy-2-butanone-4-phosphate synthase encodes MTLESALQSLKRGEFVLLFDSAGRENEIDMVVAAEFVTPEHVARMRQHAGGLLCIAIDNAFANSLGLRYMHEILDESNISNKEMIMGLAPYGDHPTFSIYVNHYQTYTGITDKDRSLTITEMANLYNVENKKKKFVSSFKTPGHIPLLIASKGLIKSRQGHTEMSVYLAQIAGLTPVTAICEMMDAETYTALSVDKAEKYAKQNGIPLIDGKELLEYAKVH; translated from the coding sequence ATGACACTAGAATCTGCACTTCAATCGTTAAAACGAGGCGAATTTGTACTGTTATTTGATTCAGCAGGCAGAGAAAATGAAATTGATATGGTAGTTGCAGCAGAATTTGTTACTCCAGAACATGTTGCAAGAATGAGACAACATGCAGGTGGTCTTTTATGTATAGCAATTGATAATGCATTTGCAAATTCTCTAGGATTACGATATATGCATGAAATTTTAGATGAATCTAATATTTCAAATAAAGAAATGATTATGGGGCTGGCTCCCTATGGGGATCATCCAACATTTTCGATTTATGTTAATCATTATCAGACATACACTGGAATTACTGACAAAGACAGATCCTTGACAATTACTGAAATGGCAAATCTTTACAATGTTGAAAACAAAAAGAAAAAATTTGTATCTTCATTCAAAACCCCTGGACATATTCCCCTCTTAATTGCCTCCAAGGGATTAATCAAATCAAGACAAGGACATACTGAAATGTCTGTTTATCTTGCTCAAATTGCAGGATTGACTCCTGTAACTGCTATTTGTGAAATGATGGATGCAGAAACTTATACTGCATTATCTGTTGATAAGGCAGAAAAATATGCAAAACAAAATGGAATTCCATTAATTGATGGGAAAGAGCTTTTAGAATACGCAAAGGTGCATTAA
- the ribH gene encoding 6,7-dimethyl-8-ribityllumazine synthase: protein MNIAVVVSEFNEKVTSRMLSVAEEKAEKLKLKIKYTCSVPGAYDMPIIVNALLQKKDVDGVVTLGAIIKGQTKHDEVIAHSTAKALTDLSIKYEKPVSLGITGPGMQERHAYARIRPVAERAVEAILKITGELDRIKK, encoded by the coding sequence TTGAATATTGCAGTAGTGGTCTCGGAATTTAATGAAAAAGTGACATCTAGGATGTTATCTGTTGCAGAAGAAAAAGCTGAAAAATTGAAGTTAAAAATAAAGTATACCTGTAGTGTCCCAGGAGCATATGATATGCCGATTATAGTGAATGCATTATTACAAAAAAAGGATGTTGATGGAGTTGTCACATTGGGTGCAATCATCAAAGGACAGACAAAACATGATGAAGTTATTGCACATTCAACAGCAAAGGCATTGACAGATCTTTCTATAAAATATGAAAAACCTGTCTCATTGGGAATTACTGGACCAGGTATGCAAGAAAGACATGCATATGCTAGAATACGCCCAGTAGCTGAAAGAGCAGTAGAGGCTATTTTGAAAATT
- a CDS encoding tetratricopeptide repeat protein — translation MVNLLDPTNVITRMFEARKYEDMFEYCKKLLEKNPNDLLGLQNAGLALLHLDKFEEAISFCEKVLDIKNSDSYALKNKIYALESLKKYNEAIECCNIILQSNPKDVWALNSMGLSLNELDRHDEAIEFYNKVLELDENDTTALMNKAISLTHLKKFHESIQFYDKAQTSDSSLKEAAIAKSRLFQKLGLEDEAFLSAQGVLLKDFDKIKNDAKNNKCSVFHQFCENEYELLESKTTSD, via the coding sequence TTGGTTAATTTACTTGATCCAACAAATGTAATCACAAGAATGTTTGAAGCAAGAAAATATGAGGACATGTTTGAATATTGCAAAAAATTACTTGAGAAAAATCCAAATGACTTGCTTGGACTACAAAATGCTGGCTTGGCTCTATTACATCTAGATAAATTTGAAGAAGCGATATCTTTTTGTGAAAAGGTTTTAGACATTAAAAATTCTGATTCTTATGCTTTAAAAAATAAAATCTATGCACTTGAGAGTCTTAAAAAATACAATGAAGCAATAGAATGCTGTAACATAATTCTACAATCTAATCCTAAAGATGTCTGGGCACTCAATAGCATGGGATTATCTCTAAATGAGTTAGACAGACACGATGAGGCAATAGAATTTTACAATAAAGTGCTGGAATTAGATGAAAACGATACTACGGCACTTATGAATAAGGCAATTTCACTTACTCATCTTAAAAAATTCCATGAATCCATTCAATTTTATGATAAAGCTCAAACCTCAGACTCAAGCCTCAAAGAAGCAGCTATTGCCAAATCAAGACTATTTCAGAAATTAGGACTAGAGGATGAAGCCTTTTTGTCGGCCCAAGGTGTTTTGCTAAAAGATTTTGATAAAATTAAGAATGATGCAAAGAACAACAAATGCTCAGTTTTTCACCAATTTTGTGAAAATGAATATGAATTGTTAGAATCAAAAACAACATCTGACTAA